Proteins from a single region of Felis catus isolate Fca126 chromosome B4, F.catus_Fca126_mat1.0, whole genome shotgun sequence:
- the CB4H12orf71 gene encoding uncharacterized protein C12orf71 homolog translates to MAHSSSSNNGTDSTDCSSESNLSLSVGYFPCEDTSYEKTISREDVSSKGPSIFVPPIQGTWRTESTGRLLRRQDQIQDDPKQFCKLSITLAWDIDVGSNNSDSIVNWDINGVNWWVDKYPEENTQLTLSKLDGLVQKLEKLLENQKDDDDGSAFPESAQEEDFQLFSSSPPDRAQVSRQEHDTCQDLPNPCQHRGTMQFPQIPLRLQERKLTEMTNQATHSQRTSTLDTSSVSSGQPEKPEKEDVHASTQAISCVNLRWVFHWLREQILSSLLGRQHPEEATERPNQRARKKRLSHRGKRIRPQDSLELGHPLSLDNLYSTIPTS, encoded by the exons ATGGCACACTCATCCTCTAGCAATAATGGAACTGACTCTACAGACTGCAGCTCTGAATCAAACCTGAGCCTCTCTGTGGGCTATTTCCCCTGTGAAGACACCTCCTACGAGAAAACCATCTCCCGTGAAGACGTGTCTTCCAAGGGTCCTTCAATCTTTGTCCCTCCTATCCAAGGGACATGGAGAACTGAAAGTACAGGCAGACTCCTGAGGAGACAAGACCAAATTCAGGACGACCCAAAGCAGTTTTGCAAACTAAGCATCACCCTGGCCTGGGACATTGATGTGGGTTCTAACAATTCAGATTCCATAGTTAATTGGGACATAAATGGAGTCAATTGGTGGGTAGACAAGTACCCTGAAGAGAACACACAACTGACTCTCAGCAAACTGGACGGTCTTGTGCAAAAGCTTGAGAAACTTCTGGAAAACCagaaagatgatgatgatggctcTGCATTCCCTGAATCTGCTCAGGAGGAAGATTTCCAATTGTTCAGCAGCTCCCCTCCAGATAGAGCTCAGGTCAGTCGTCAAGAACATGATACTTGCCAAGACTTGCCCAACCCCTGCCAACACAGAGGTACCATGCAGTTTCCACAGATTCCTCTAAGACTTCAGGAACGCAAACTTACTGAG ATGACAAACCAGGCAACTCACAGCCAAAGGACAAGCACTCTAGACACCTCCTCAGTCTCATCGGGTCAGccagagaagccagagaaggagGATGTTCATGCCAGCACACAGGCCATCTCCTGTGTGAACCTGAGGTGGGTCTTCCACTGGCTGAGGGAGCAAATCCTCTCCTCACTTCTCGGGAGACAACACCCGGAGGAGGCCACTGAGCGCCCCAATCAGCGGGCACGAAAGAAAAGACTCTCTCACAGAGGCAAGAGAATCCGACCCCAAGATTCCCTCGAATTAGGACACCCTCTATCGCTGGATAACCTCTATTCTACAATCCCCACGAGTTAA